TCAGGATCAACACTATCGGTCCGGCGCTCACCATTGCCCAATTCTCTCCATTACTCGCAAGGGACTCGCGCAGTCTGATGGGCGTGCTTTCAGCCAAGATCGGCAGCATAGGTGACAATCGTCTCGGTGGCTGGTATAGCTACCGAGCATCCAAGGCAGCGTTGAACATGGTCGTCCGGACCGCAGCAATCGAGCTGGCTCGCACTCACCCAATGGCCGCACTGGTCGCTTTGCATCCCGGTACGGTTAACAGCCGACTTTCAGCGCCATTTCGCGGTGCCGAGATCGGACGCCCCGCAACAGATGCTGCGAGCGACCTGCTTTCGGTTCTTGACCAGCTTAGTTCCGACAACTCCGGAACCTTCTGGTCCTACAACGGCGAACAACTGCCCTGGTAGCCAGATGACCCGAAGCGCTACTGGCCTTCATTGGACCCACCCCTTCCCTTGCCGGGCATGAGCAGTTGGCCGCGCTCCAATGGCAGACCTGTCCGTTGCTCACCCCAGTCAAGTGACTTGAAAGTGGTTTGTCTCGGAGGTTTCACTGGAACATCCGACCTTGCCATCGATCAAACGATCTACAATTATTTAAAGTATTTGCACACTGATATGCATCCCACCAACGCTAGAAGGCTCATTCACCATGCAGAAATCCGAAATTGAGGAACGGCTCGAACGGATCGAAACCAAACTGAGTTTTGCGGAGGATCTGCTCGAAGAACTCAACAACCTGGCGTTTCGTCAACAAGCACAGATTGATCGTCTCGACGCTCAGATACGCCAGATTCAAGAACGATCTGAGCACTCTAGCGGCGCGCACGCGCGCGACCCCAGAGACGATATTCCGCCCCACTATTGAGTTCACCACACATGTTCAGGAAAACTCTTCTCTGTCTGGCAACGGCACTCCTGGTATCCGCCTGCTCGGGTGAAGACGCCCGGCAGCTGACAGCACCAGAAGCCTTCGAACAAGCTCAGGCTGGCGAGATCACACTGATCGACATCAGGCGTCCGGACGAATGGAAGCAGACTGGTCTGGCAAGGGATGTTGTCGCGATCGACATGAACCACCCGCAAGGCATCCCCGGATTTGCAAAAGAGGTTGCGCGAACAGTCAACAACGATCTCGATGCACCCATTGTCTTGATATGTCGCACTGGCAACCGCAGCAGTCGCATGGCCGAGATTCTATCGGAAACAGGATTCACCAACGTCAAACATATCCCGAAGGTATGCTCGGTAGTTCAGATGGTCCTGGCTGGGTGGCACGCGGGTTACCGGTTGAACCTTGCGCACAGTGCTAGAGAGCCCCGATACTCTGATGAGAGACACTCGTCGCATGTGAAACAATGCGAGTGTGGCCTGCTCGAATGCCAACCTGGCAGCCTTGCTGGCGCAGGCGAGCCAGACACAAAAAACCCCGCGTAAACGGGGTGGTTGGCATGCTGTCACTGTTCACGGGATACCGTGAACAGTATTGCACCTGGCTAGACGTTGAACAGGAAGTTCATGACGTCACCATCCTGCACCACATACTCCTTGCCCTCTGATCGCATCTTGCCGGCTTCCTTCGCACCCTGCTCACCTTTGCAGGCAATAAAGTCCTCGTATGCGATTGTCTGCGCCCGGATGAAACCCCGCTCAAAATCCGTGTGGATCACGCCTGCTGCCTGGGGCGCCGATGCACCGACGGGTACTGTCCAGGCACGCACCTCTTTCACACCAGCCGTGAAGTAAGTCTGCAATCCCAGCAGTCTGAATGCAGCCCTGATCAGTCGGTTCAGTCCTGGCTCTTGCATACCCATGTCTGCCAGGAAGATCTCTTTGTCCTCGTCAGGCAGATCCGCAATCTCGGCCTCGGTCGCGGCACAGATTGCAACTACGGGCGCGCCGCGCTTTTCTGCGTACTCTTTCAGGTTGTCCAGGAGAGGATTGCTGTCAAAGCCATGCTCGCTCACGTTACCAACGTACATAGCAGGTTTGGCCGTGATCAGACACAAAGGCGAGAGAAGTTTGCGCTCGCCTTCATCCAGGTCCAAGGTGCGTACAGGATGCCCCTGATCAAGGTGTTTGACACATTGCTCAAGGATGGTGACCAGTTTCTGCGCATCCTTGTCACCAGATCGCGCTGTTTTCTGGTGCCGGTGCAATGACTTCTCAACCGTTTGCAGATCAGCCAGCGCCAGCTCCGTTTCAATGACTTCGATATCAGCAATCGGATCCACACGGCCTGCGACGTGAATTACGTTGTCATCCTCAAAACACCGAACCACATTGACGATCGCGTCAGTTTCCCGAATGTGCGACAGAAACTGGTTTCCAAGCCCCTCGCCCTGGCTCGCTCCAGCGACCAGTCCGGCAATATCCACGAACTCGACAGTCGCGGGCAGAATGCGCTCTGGCTTCACAATCCCGGCAAGACTCTCAAGCCTCGGATCAGGAACCTCGACCACGCCAACGTTGGGTTCAATGGTGCAGAAAGGATAGTTTTCTGCGGCGATTCCCGCTTTGGTCAGCGCATTAAAAAGAGTGGACTTGCCAACGTTGGGCAGACCAACAATACCGCACTTCAAACTCATTGAACTTCCTCGGGAAACAAGATGGACACCAGAGCTGCGATACAAGAGGTACGGGTGACGCAACAGACACCAGGCAACCTCAACGGTGCGCATAGCAATTACCGGCGGGCTTTCAACGCCTGGCCAGCCGCACCACATGCACTCAGGCATCGTGACAAACCCGTCAGGTTGCTGCCTCGTGGCATACAGGAAACCTGTCAACGGGTCGCGAAACCCCCGATTTTAACCCGCTAACAAGACGACCTCCGAACTCACGAGATTTCTCCAACGAGTTATACCCAGACGTCCGAGGATGAACAGGACATTCCTGCACTTTCCGGTCGTTTACTCACGTGCGCGTTGACCGGCAAGAGTTGCTGCGTGCTATCTTGGATCATCGCTGGCAACCTTTATGTGAAACGGCCGAGCCAGGCATCTGCGGGTTGCCTCAATCACTTTGAACGACTTGAAGAACACTTTCCGTAGCATCATGACTACCATATCCGAACGTATCAATTCTCCATTTCAGACACTCTCAGACCTGTTGCGCCAGACGGCAATCGAGCAGCCTGGCCACCCAGCCATCATCCTGAATGATGAAGTCATTGACTACCAGACTTTTGATGCGATGGTCGATGCTGTTGCGGCAAGCCTGCAACGAGACGGACTTGTACCAGGTGACGTCGTCGCGGTCTGCGCCCAGACATCCATTCGTTACGTGGCGACTTACTGTGGATGCCTGCGCGCCGGGGGAGTACTGGCTCCGTTGCCTCCGTCAGCACGTGCGGATAATCTGACTGCCATGCTGGACAACAGTGAAGCCAGATGGTTGTTTCTGGATCAGGCGGTTCATGGTGAATGGCCACAGCAGCAAGCACTCGCTCACCTTAAGCGCATCACAGTGGATGACAGTGAGGTGGCAACGCCGTGGTCATCCTGGCTTGACGACCAGTTGACGCCCAAACCAGTCGAGATCAAACCGCAAGACCCGTTCAATCTGATCTACTCCTCTGGTACGACCGGTGTTCCCAAGGGAATTGTGCAACCGCATGGAATGCGCTATTCCCACATCCAACGCGCCTGGATCAATGGATACCGGCCAGAGTCGGTCGTCATGACAGGTACACCGTTGTACTCGAACACGACCCTGGTGGCTGTGTTGCCATCGCTTGCGATCGGGGCAACCGTGGTGCTGATGGACAAGTTCGACGCACAGAAGTACCTCGAACAGGCGCACCGTTACCGTGCGACCCACACCATCCTGGTTCCTATTCAGTTCCAGCGCATCCTGGCACACCCAGCGTTCGACCGATTCGATCTGTCGGGTTTTCAGGGGAAGTTTTCTACCAGCGCGCCGTTTACAGCCAAGCTAAAGGCGGATGTACTTGATCGCTGGCCTGGTGAACTGACTGAGATTTATGGCATGACTGAAGGCGGAGGCCGGTGCGAACTTCAGGCTCACTTACATCGCGACAAACTGCACACGGTCGGGCAACCAGCGGAAGGTTGCGAGATCCGGATCATTGATGATCAAGGCGTGGAAGTTGCCCCTGGCCAGCAAGGAGAGATTGTTGGTCGCTCCAAGGCCATGATGAAGGGGTACCATCGGCAGCCCGACCTGACCCGCCAGGCTGAATGGTACTCACCGCAAGGGCTGCGATTCATTCGGACAGGTGATGTCGGACGCTTCGATGAAGACGGGTTTCTTGTACTCGGAGACCGCAAGAAGGACATGCTGATATCCGGTGGATTCAATATCTACCCTTCAGACCTCGAAAGCGAGCTGATTCAGCACCCTGATGTACTGGATTGCACTGTGGTCGGGGTTGCATCAGAGCGCTGGGGAGAGACACCGGTCGGCTTTGTCGTGCTCAAACCAGGAGCGAGTGCGGGTGATGGTGATATTCTGGCCTGGGTCAATGAACGGCTGGGAAAGACACAGCGCCTGGCACGACTTGAGATAGTCGCTGAGCTGCCCCGCAACGCAATCGGCAAGGTCCTCAAACGTGAGTTGCGAGACAGCTTTTCTCGCGACCACGGCGTACTTAACTGACGGACACCAGGAATTGGGTGGACGATCACCACCCCATCACTGTCGGATCGGGCGGTACGCCTGCTCTGAATGTCGGCTAGGGCAACATGTCTGACGGCACGAGCTGAACGGTCGTCCAGACCAGTAAAAGCGGCCCAAAATTAAAGAGCGCATGCAACAGGATCGCCGCGCCAATGCCGTGCATCACCCGCATCCAGCCAAGTACCAGCCCGGTGATCCACTGGGGCAATACCAGAATAGGCAGCATCCACCATTCGAACGCTTCGAACGTGAAGTTTTTAATATGAAGGGCGGCAAACAGCAAAGTCGAAGCGTGAAAGATCCACCAGAAATGATTGCGATATCGCTTTAGCCATCGCCTCGCGCCAGGTGCTGGCACACTGGTTGATCGCGTTGAACGATAGATCAGGTAAAGGCCCAACGCAAACAGCAAACCTTGCACCAGGCCGGGCCCGTTCCAGAGTGCCATGATCATGAGCGGCACCAGCCATAAAGCAATAGCTGGTCGACGCAAACCGAACCGGAACAACATCTCCTCGACCAGCGGCGCCCACACAAGCGCCAGTAACCATGGCAACTGCGTAGGGCTGACAGCGTGGGTTGCACCCGCACTCTGTGCTACACCGATCACCAGCGGACCGAACAGGAACATGTTCAGCAACCAGAGCGCCGTTGCCCACTTCAGGAGATCACGCCAACCGATATCGGGTAACCAGTCTTGCACCCAACCGGCACGCGGGTGAATATGACGACGGCGTGGT
This sequence is a window from Orrella marina. Protein-coding genes within it:
- a CDS encoding CPBP family glutamic-type intramembrane protease; translation: MTAQTWRQQWRLFIRFCARPYLAPRRRHIHPRAGWVQDWLPDIGWRDLLKWATALWLLNMFLFGPLVIGVAQSAGATHAVSPTQLPWLLALVWAPLVEEMLFRFGLRRPAIALWLVPLMIMALWNGPGLVQGLLFALGLYLIYRSTRSTSVPAPGARRWLKRYRNHFWWIFHASTLLFAALHIKNFTFEAFEWWMLPILVLPQWITGLVLGWMRVMHGIGAAILLHALFNFGPLLLVWTTVQLVPSDMLP
- a CDS encoding SDR family NAD(P)-dependent oxidoreductase encodes the protein MKSLPNGYNALIIGSTGEIGSAFAEYLEKDPGCSNLVRLSRNSTPPLDYNDESSIADAARQLRSQAPFHLILIATGMLHQANQLPEKRLSGLTAQQMADNFRINTIGPALTIAQFSPLLARDSRSLMGVLSAKIGSIGDNRLGGWYSYRASKAALNMVVRTAAIELARTHPMAALVALHPGTVNSRLSAPFRGAEIGRPATDAASDLLSVLDQLSSDNSGTFWSYNGEQLPW
- a CDS encoding rhodanese-like domain-containing protein, which produces MFRKTLLCLATALLVSACSGEDARQLTAPEAFEQAQAGEITLIDIRRPDEWKQTGLARDVVAIDMNHPQGIPGFAKEVARTVNNDLDAPIVLICRTGNRSSRMAEILSETGFTNVKHIPKVCSVVQMVLAGWHAGYRLNLAHSAREPRYSDERHSSHVKQCECGLLECQPGSLAGAGEPDTKNPA
- a CDS encoding SlyX family protein — encoded protein: MQKSEIEERLERIETKLSFAEDLLEELNNLAFRQQAQIDRLDAQIRQIQERSEHSSGAHARDPRDDIPPHY
- the ychF gene encoding redox-regulated ATPase YchF — protein: MSLKCGIVGLPNVGKSTLFNALTKAGIAAENYPFCTIEPNVGVVEVPDPRLESLAGIVKPERILPATVEFVDIAGLVAGASQGEGLGNQFLSHIRETDAIVNVVRCFEDDNVIHVAGRVDPIADIEVIETELALADLQTVEKSLHRHQKTARSGDKDAQKLVTILEQCVKHLDQGHPVRTLDLDEGERKLLSPLCLITAKPAMYVGNVSEHGFDSNPLLDNLKEYAEKRGAPVVAICAATEAEIADLPDEDKEIFLADMGMQEPGLNRLIRAAFRLLGLQTYFTAGVKEVRAWTVPVGASAPQAAGVIHTDFERGFIRAQTIAYEDFIACKGEQGAKEAGKMRSEGKEYVVQDGDVMNFLFNV
- a CDS encoding class I adenylate-forming enzyme family protein, with protein sequence MTTISERINSPFQTLSDLLRQTAIEQPGHPAIILNDEVIDYQTFDAMVDAVAASLQRDGLVPGDVVAVCAQTSIRYVATYCGCLRAGGVLAPLPPSARADNLTAMLDNSEARWLFLDQAVHGEWPQQQALAHLKRITVDDSEVATPWSSWLDDQLTPKPVEIKPQDPFNLIYSSGTTGVPKGIVQPHGMRYSHIQRAWINGYRPESVVMTGTPLYSNTTLVAVLPSLAIGATVVLMDKFDAQKYLEQAHRYRATHTILVPIQFQRILAHPAFDRFDLSGFQGKFSTSAPFTAKLKADVLDRWPGELTEIYGMTEGGGRCELQAHLHRDKLHTVGQPAEGCEIRIIDDQGVEVAPGQQGEIVGRSKAMMKGYHRQPDLTRQAEWYSPQGLRFIRTGDVGRFDEDGFLVLGDRKKDMLISGGFNIYPSDLESELIQHPDVLDCTVVGVASERWGETPVGFVVLKPGASAGDGDILAWVNERLGKTQRLARLEIVAELPRNAIGKVLKRELRDSFSRDHGVLN